Genomic window (Mycolicibacterium smegmatis):
TTCGCACCGCACCAGGCTATGCCCGGCGCACGACAGGGCGGCGACACCGCTCACGCGACCGTGATCTCGGCCTTGTCGGGATAGAACGCCACGCGGCCCGCGATGTCGGCGACGGCCGGGTACGGCCGTTCGTAGGTCCAGATGGCGTCGGCGAGCGCTGCGCCCTCGGATCCGCTTCCGAATTCGAGGCTGTAGTAGTTCGCCTCGCCCTTGTACGGGCAGTAGGTCGTGGTGTCGCTGCGCCTGAGCACCGACCCGTCGACGTCGGCCAGCGGGATGTACTGCACGGGCGGATACGACGCTTCCTGCAGTGTCAGTGCGTCGTCGGTCTCGGCGATCACCGTGCCGTTCACGCGCACGGTGACATGTCTGCCGGTGGGCGTGACGGTGATGGGGTGCTCGGCGGTGGGTTCGAGGACGGGGCGAGAGGTCATGTGAGGTCCAACGTGACGGGCCTCACCGATCTTCCGGTTCACCGCCCGACATCACGCCGAACATAATCTGGAATGACTCCAAACTTGTGGCGGAGGCCCTCCGGTGTTTGCCCCGTGATCGGTGCCACACAAGTTTCCTGCCACTCGACGATCAAATTCTGCCAGTGGAATTATTGCGCTGACCTGCGGGTTCTTTCAGTCAGACGCCCACAGAGAACGACCAGAAGGATCACGAAGATGAAGAAGTTCGGAATTGCCGCCATCACCGCCAGCGGACTGGCCGCCGCCGTCCTGGGCCTGGCAGCCCCCGCGCAGGCCGTGCCGGCGCAGGTCGACTCGACCGTCATCTCGGCAGGCGTCGACCGCCTGCAGTGGCTGGACAAGGTCCAGCCGAAGGCCACCGCGCCGAAGGTGGACAACACGGTCCGCCACAGCGGGCGGTGACGCGTGACGTACGCGAGAGGGGCACCCGGTGCGGGTGCCCCTCTTTCGTGTCAGTGCGGCTTTCGCGTGATGACGTCGGCGATCTTGGCGATCGGCGACGTGGTGGGACGGCCACCGGCCTCGTGCCGGTCGGCCAGCTTGTAGGCGATGTAGAGGCCCCGAACACCGAGCCACCGCAGCGGTTCGGGCTCCCAGTTGCGTGACCGGTGCCCGACCCAGGGCAGCTCGGTCAGCGGGGTGCTGCGGTTGCACACCAGATCAGCCAGTGTGCGTCCGGCGAGGTTGGTCGCGGTGACGCCGTGGCCCACATATCCGCCGGCCCACCCCAGGCCCGTGGTCCGGTCGAGCACCACACTGGCCTCCCAGTCGCGCGGGACGGCCAGCACGCCGCACCACCCGTGCGCGATGGGCACGTCACGCACCTGCGGCAGGATCGAGTGCAGCACGTCGGTGAGCAGCCGGATGGTCTTCGGCGGCACCCGGCCGTCGACGTCGGTGCGCGAGGCGTACCGGTACGGGACGCTGCGCCCGCCGATCGCGATGCGGTCGTCGACCGTGCGCTGCGCGTAGAAGAAGCCGTGCGCCGAATCGCCCACGGTTTCGCGTCCCTGCCAACCGATCTCGTCCCACACGTGCGCCGGGATCGGCTCGGTGGCGATCATCGAACTGTTCATCGGAAGCCACGCGCGACGCTGTCCGGGCAACGCCGCGGTGAACCCCTCGGTGGCGCGCAGCACGATCGGCGCCCGAACGGTTCCGCGTGCGGTCACCGCGCGCCCCTGCGCGATCTCGGCGACCGGGGACTGCTCGTAGATCGTGACACCCAGACGTTCGACGGCCTCGGCCAGACCGCGGGCCAGCGCGGCAGGCTGGATCCGCGCGCAGTGCGGATTGTGATAGGCCGACACCAGGCCGTTGAACCGGATGCGTTCTGCTGCTTGCTCTTTGGTGAGTTCGGTGACATCGACACCCCACGACCGCTCCTCGGCGATCGAGGCCGCCAACCGCGCCGCCTGCGCCGGGTTGCGCGCGATCTCCAAGGTGCC
Coding sequences:
- a CDS encoding NAD(P)/FAD-dependent oxidoreductase yields the protein MPITVNGQISHWFDTLPTPRPPLPGDRDADVCIVGAGYTGLWTAYYLKKADPSLRITILEARFAGFGASGRNGGWLSGLVPGDRRRMAELYGRDRVLAWQKALNEAVDEVIAVAEAEGIDAGAVKGGTLEIARNPAQAARLAASIAEERSWGVDVTELTKEQAAERIRFNGLVSAYHNPHCARIQPAALARGLAEAVERLGVTIYEQSPVAEIAQGRAVTARGTVRAPIVLRATEGFTAALPGQRRAWLPMNSSMIATEPIPAHVWDEIGWQGRETVGDSAHGFFYAQRTVDDRIAIGGRSVPYRYASRTDVDGRVPPKTIRLLTDVLHSILPQVRDVPIAHGWCGVLAVPRDWEASVVLDRTTGLGWAGGYVGHGVTATNLAGRTLADLVCNRSTPLTELPWVGHRSRNWEPEPLRWLGVRGLYIAYKLADRHEAGGRPTTSPIAKIADVITRKPH
- a CDS encoding DUF427 domain-containing protein, translated to MTSRPVLEPTAEHPITVTPTGRHVTVRVNGTVIAETDDALTLQEASYPPVQYIPLADVDGSVLRRSDTTTYCPYKGEANYYSLEFGSGSEGAALADAIWTYERPYPAVADIAGRVAFYPDKAEITVA